Proteins encoded within one genomic window of Gambusia affinis linkage group LG09, SWU_Gaff_1.0, whole genome shotgun sequence:
- the bbs12 gene encoding Bardet-Biedl syndrome 12 protein isoform X1 produces the protein MEVWIMLEGVVINSRQHVGLQKLSALSGRIRSSVGPFKNYKFIQDESSGDSVLVCSCFRIIENLEPTCTVGQLVYETVRAHHQRYRTGSGCLLFLAGAWSCAALDSLQRGISVKHIITAMSEGIDICLDVCKKFSVSIKDLTVMEKCTAAPGGTKKPSTTVSKEMANLHVKCLSKSEQRKVKLSRHFCETKSEMLSTVWHPDQPDMIVIAESLSHGCEKAMELAVEAAQMLLRTNQQRISDPLFDISKMLTCLVSGLPEDCACVVEGCILLLSDEQAVVAHVVKQQPLKIALITGDLSQTYRHLGFKGLPGEQCVREDMDLSASSKEDEWVDKVVKLLLNLEVKLVLTAGLVSQKVIQHCCRHQILVVEKVNSSVLKTIGSSTGAIPVNYATQLTESCVGDGVNVEIWRDLSSYERKSLTAVNISTGRNSGLVTVVVTSCVHGKLQALEDQFWACAYRLHHALKDGSLLPGAGGTEVLCVHQLQKQAEHNRVKDSKTGSAANLYRGLVLQLMADGLIDYITAVMVNTGRFSAANARTIVSKQLTEFHRDEISTGKFLQLVSQSKREDVGFSAVEPDETPAFNIYDNLSVKQEAWRKALDLVFLVLQTDAEIITGTSQKNEGNLMLL, from the coding sequence tctggATAATGCTGGAAGGCGTAGTAATAAACAGTCGGCAACATGTTGGACTCCAGAAACTCTCAGCACTTTCAGGAAGAATACGGTCCTCTGTTGGTCCGTTTAAAAACTACAAGTTCATCCAAGATGAATCGAGTGGGGACTCAGTTCTGGTGTGCTCATGCTTTCGTATCATTGAGAACCTGGAACCTACATGCACGGTGGGTCAGCTGGTTTATGAGACTGTTCGAGCCCATCATCAGCGGTACCGCACAGGGTCTGGCTGCTTGCTGTTTCTTGCAGGAGCTTGGAGCTGTGCTGCATTGGATAGCCTCCAGAGAGGCATTTCAGTTAAGCACATAATCACAGCTATGTCTGAGGGGATTGATATTTGCTTGGATGTTTGCAagaaattttcagtttcaatCAAGGACCTCACTGTAATGGAGAAATGCACTGCTGCACCTGGAGGTACAAAGAAACCTTCTACCACCGTATCAAAAGAGATGGCAAACCTCCATGTCAAGTGTCTAAGCAAGAGTGAACAAAGAAAGGTTAAGCTCAGCAGACATTTTTGTGAGACCAAGTCTGAAATGCTCTCCACAGTTTGGCATCCTGATCAGCCTGACATGATAGTCATTGCTGAGTCTTTGAGCCATGGTTGTGAAAAGGCTATGGAATTGGCAGTTGAAGCTGCTCAGATGCTGTTAAGGACAAATCAACAACGTATCAGCGATCCCttgtttgacatttcaaaaatgttaaccTGTCTTGTTTCTGGTTTACCAGAGGACTGCGCATGTGTTGTTGAAGGCTGCATTCTTCTTTTATCTGACGAGCAGGCTGTAGTTGCTCATGTGGTAAAACAACAACCCCTGAAAATTGCTCTTATTACTGGAGATCTGTCTCAGACCTACCGCCATCTGGGCTTCAAAGGCCTACCAGGTGAACAATGTGTGCGTGAGGACATGGATTTGTCAGCTTCAAGCAAAGAGGATGAATGGGTGGATAAGGTTGTGAAACTACTCTTGAACCTGGAAGTGAAACTGGTACTAACTGCTGGCCTTGTCAGCCAGAAGGTCATCCAGCACTGTTGTAGGCATCAGATTCTCGTGGTGGAAAAGGTCaactcttctgttttgaagactaTTGGCAGCTCAACTGGAGCTATTCCAGTAAACTATGCCACGCAGTTAACAGAGTCTTGTGTCGGTGATGGTGTTAATGTTGAGATCTGGAGGGACCTCAGCAGCTATGAGAGGAAATCTTTAACAGCTGTGAACATTTCCACTGGCAGGAATAGTGGGCTGGTCACAGTGGTTGTAACAAGTTGCGTACATGGCAAGCTGCAAGCCCTGGAAGACCAGTTCTGGGCCTGTGCGTACCGTTTACACCATGCACTGAAAGATGGAAGCCTGTTGCCTGGTGCTGGAGGGACCGAGGTGCTTTGTGTTCATCAGCTACAAAAGCAAGCAGAACACAACAGGGTGAAAGACAGCAAAACTGGGTCAGCAGCAAACCTCTACAGAGGTCTCGTGCTACAACTCATGGCAGATGGTTTAATAGATTACATAACGGCTGTAATGGTTAACACCGGAAGGTTCTCAGCAGCCAATGCTAGGACTATTGTCAGCAAGCAACTGACGGAATTTCACAGAGATGAAATAAGCACAGGGAAGTTTTTACAACTTGTTTCGCAGAGCAAAAGAGAGGATGTAGGTTTCTCAGCAGTGGAACCAGATGAAACACCAGCTTTCAACATCTATGATAACTTGAGTGTGAAGCAGGAAGCTTGGAGGAAAGCTTTAGACCTAGTTTTTCTAGTTCTACAGACAGATGCAGAAATCATCACTGGAACTAGCCAGAAAAATGAGGGGAATCTGATGTTGCTTTGA
- the fgf2 gene encoding fibroblast growth factor 2, which translates to MATAEITTLPAVPEDGAAGGFPPGSFKDPKRLYCKNGGFFLRIKPDGGVDGIREKNDPHIKLQLQATSVGEVIIKGVCANRYLAMNRDGRLFGARRPTDESYFLERLESNNYNTYRSRKYPNMYVALKRTGQYKSGSKTGPGQKAILFLPMSAKC; encoded by the exons ATGGCCACGGCAGAAATCACAACACTTCCCGCTGTACCTGAGGACGGCGCCGCTGGCGGCTTTCCTCCTGGGAGCTTCAAGGACCCCAAGAGACTGTACTGTAAAAATGGTGGCTTTTTTCTGAGGATTAAACCCGACGGGGGTGTGGATGGAATCCGGGAGAAAAACGACCCTCACA TAAAGCTACAGCTGCAGGCGACCTCAGTGGGAGAGGTGATCATCAAAGGAGTTTGTGCAAACCGTTATCTGGCGATGAACAGAGATGGACGGCTGTTTGGAGCG AGACGACCAACAGACGAGAGCTACTTCCTTGAGAGACTTGAGAGCAACAACTACAACACCTACCGCTCCAGGAAGTACCCAAACATGTACGTGGCGCTGAAGAGGACTGGCCAGTACAAATCTGGGAGCAAAACCGGACCGGGTCAGAAGGCCATTCTCTTTCTACCAATGTCAGCAAAGTGCTAA
- the bbs12 gene encoding Bardet-Biedl syndrome 12 protein isoform X2 — protein MLEGVVINSRQHVGLQKLSALSGRIRSSVGPFKNYKFIQDESSGDSVLVCSCFRIIENLEPTCTVGQLVYETVRAHHQRYRTGSGCLLFLAGAWSCAALDSLQRGISVKHIITAMSEGIDICLDVCKKFSVSIKDLTVMEKCTAAPGGTKKPSTTVSKEMANLHVKCLSKSEQRKVKLSRHFCETKSEMLSTVWHPDQPDMIVIAESLSHGCEKAMELAVEAAQMLLRTNQQRISDPLFDISKMLTCLVSGLPEDCACVVEGCILLLSDEQAVVAHVVKQQPLKIALITGDLSQTYRHLGFKGLPGEQCVREDMDLSASSKEDEWVDKVVKLLLNLEVKLVLTAGLVSQKVIQHCCRHQILVVEKVNSSVLKTIGSSTGAIPVNYATQLTESCVGDGVNVEIWRDLSSYERKSLTAVNISTGRNSGLVTVVVTSCVHGKLQALEDQFWACAYRLHHALKDGSLLPGAGGTEVLCVHQLQKQAEHNRVKDSKTGSAANLYRGLVLQLMADGLIDYITAVMVNTGRFSAANARTIVSKQLTEFHRDEISTGKFLQLVSQSKREDVGFSAVEPDETPAFNIYDNLSVKQEAWRKALDLVFLVLQTDAEIITGTSQKNEGNLMLL, from the coding sequence ATGCTGGAAGGCGTAGTAATAAACAGTCGGCAACATGTTGGACTCCAGAAACTCTCAGCACTTTCAGGAAGAATACGGTCCTCTGTTGGTCCGTTTAAAAACTACAAGTTCATCCAAGATGAATCGAGTGGGGACTCAGTTCTGGTGTGCTCATGCTTTCGTATCATTGAGAACCTGGAACCTACATGCACGGTGGGTCAGCTGGTTTATGAGACTGTTCGAGCCCATCATCAGCGGTACCGCACAGGGTCTGGCTGCTTGCTGTTTCTTGCAGGAGCTTGGAGCTGTGCTGCATTGGATAGCCTCCAGAGAGGCATTTCAGTTAAGCACATAATCACAGCTATGTCTGAGGGGATTGATATTTGCTTGGATGTTTGCAagaaattttcagtttcaatCAAGGACCTCACTGTAATGGAGAAATGCACTGCTGCACCTGGAGGTACAAAGAAACCTTCTACCACCGTATCAAAAGAGATGGCAAACCTCCATGTCAAGTGTCTAAGCAAGAGTGAACAAAGAAAGGTTAAGCTCAGCAGACATTTTTGTGAGACCAAGTCTGAAATGCTCTCCACAGTTTGGCATCCTGATCAGCCTGACATGATAGTCATTGCTGAGTCTTTGAGCCATGGTTGTGAAAAGGCTATGGAATTGGCAGTTGAAGCTGCTCAGATGCTGTTAAGGACAAATCAACAACGTATCAGCGATCCCttgtttgacatttcaaaaatgttaaccTGTCTTGTTTCTGGTTTACCAGAGGACTGCGCATGTGTTGTTGAAGGCTGCATTCTTCTTTTATCTGACGAGCAGGCTGTAGTTGCTCATGTGGTAAAACAACAACCCCTGAAAATTGCTCTTATTACTGGAGATCTGTCTCAGACCTACCGCCATCTGGGCTTCAAAGGCCTACCAGGTGAACAATGTGTGCGTGAGGACATGGATTTGTCAGCTTCAAGCAAAGAGGATGAATGGGTGGATAAGGTTGTGAAACTACTCTTGAACCTGGAAGTGAAACTGGTACTAACTGCTGGCCTTGTCAGCCAGAAGGTCATCCAGCACTGTTGTAGGCATCAGATTCTCGTGGTGGAAAAGGTCaactcttctgttttgaagactaTTGGCAGCTCAACTGGAGCTATTCCAGTAAACTATGCCACGCAGTTAACAGAGTCTTGTGTCGGTGATGGTGTTAATGTTGAGATCTGGAGGGACCTCAGCAGCTATGAGAGGAAATCTTTAACAGCTGTGAACATTTCCACTGGCAGGAATAGTGGGCTGGTCACAGTGGTTGTAACAAGTTGCGTACATGGCAAGCTGCAAGCCCTGGAAGACCAGTTCTGGGCCTGTGCGTACCGTTTACACCATGCACTGAAAGATGGAAGCCTGTTGCCTGGTGCTGGAGGGACCGAGGTGCTTTGTGTTCATCAGCTACAAAAGCAAGCAGAACACAACAGGGTGAAAGACAGCAAAACTGGGTCAGCAGCAAACCTCTACAGAGGTCTCGTGCTACAACTCATGGCAGATGGTTTAATAGATTACATAACGGCTGTAATGGTTAACACCGGAAGGTTCTCAGCAGCCAATGCTAGGACTATTGTCAGCAAGCAACTGACGGAATTTCACAGAGATGAAATAAGCACAGGGAAGTTTTTACAACTTGTTTCGCAGAGCAAAAGAGAGGATGTAGGTTTCTCAGCAGTGGAACCAGATGAAACACCAGCTTTCAACATCTATGATAACTTGAGTGTGAAGCAGGAAGCTTGGAGGAAAGCTTTAGACCTAGTTTTTCTAGTTCTACAGACAGATGCAGAAATCATCACTGGAACTAGCCAGAAAAATGAGGGGAATCTGATGTTGCTTTGA